The DNA sequence ACTTGTTAGTAATATTTAGACAGGGAAAAAGAGAATAGAGGGAAAATTATAATATAGATATaatatgataagaaaaaataataaatgtttagaAGAATAAAGTTTTCAGGAATTTTAGAAAACCGGGTTACACTCACTTCCAGAACAACAAGAATGCGATCGGACCCACTAGAAAAGTCCGACCTTTTATATGTAGTAATTTTTCACATACACCTAAagaataaattatcaattatataaattacaCTGGTATTATACAATCTTTTAAATATCAGTGtctaaatattaacaaaatataatagtaTCATTTAAAAACTAGAATGGATAGATATTAAATAGTGAGtgatatttcaaaaaggaaattGATGAATTATTATCCACCtaaatctaaaaagaaaaagattacaTCATCCATCCAATCCATCCAGCATGCCTCTTTTGTTGACCCGAGTGAGTGTCGGCAAGCAGAGCCTGTACCACTGCACTTGCAACTACGTAAGCACTTTACAGCTGGAGAAATCTATGTAATTCCTCTAAATCCAACGACTACTACTATCATACCCTACTTCCACCACTTGTCCCTCTCATCCTAGCTGTCTTTTCTCCAAATTCACCATTTTTTGTTAGATAAAAATgctttcattaaatatattaattactctTGCCAAAAACTTTCCTAAACTTTTATCCCTTCCTAATTCGCCAGCTTATATTTTCTTCCAAATCTTCTAACTACatactatttaaaaatataaaacaaaacttGTACTTATCCTCCTTATCCTTCTAGTGTCACTATTGGATTGACGAACGAACAAACCAAACGAAAATTACGGTGCAGCGCATTTCTCGCTCTAATCAACTTTAGGACAAagtaaacaataataattaaataaatcgaGATTGAACTCggaactttctttctttacagaaaaagaaaatgttaaaaaaaatacaaaaaaacaccaattaataccaaaaaagaaaagaaatcaacGAAGGAACAACAGCTGTTTTAGCTGGCCTCCTAAGTAAAGAATTGtattcttctccttctcttcttttcttttctcttttctttttttctttttcttttcttccttccttttagCCCCaatttcccttcttcttctaatCTTCTTGACCaggttctttcttcttttttttccctgtCTGTTTTAATCTGTGACTTAAAACCTACcacactaaaaaaagaaaaaaccctttccgaaaaagaaaaaaaaaaggggggggaaacaaaataaaataaaattaatttacaggTTTGCCGTGATTGTAGCCGTAATAGGAAAGGTACCACTTGACGAACTTCTTCAACCCGGTTTGCAAATCGGTGGTGGGCTTGTACCCGAGTTCTCTCCGGGCCGAACTAATATTCGCGTGAGTAAACGGAACGTCGCCGTTTCCAGGCATGTCCACAATATTCCTCTTGGCCTTCACCTTCAAATGGCGCTCCAATATACTGACAAGAGTGGGAACAGTAACCGGCGACGTGTTCCCCAGGTTAAATATTCTATACGGAGCGGGTCCCCGTTTCTTCCCACCCGACCCGGTACTCTTGGCCGAAGTATCCAACGACCCGACGCAACCCTTGACAATATCATCAATGTAGGTGAAATCCCTGGCCAGGTCGACATGGTTTTTACCGCGGTAAACGGTGATAGGTTTCCCTTGTAAGATGTTTCTGGTGAAAGAGAAATAAGCCATGTCGGGCCTCCCCCAGGGTCCGTACACGGTGAAAAACCTCAAACCGGTGATGGATAAGCCGTAGATGTGATTGTAGGTGTGTGTGATTTCCTCACCGGCTTTTTTGGTTGCGGCGTAGAGGCTAGCGGGCCGGTCGGTCTGGTCCGATTCGGAAAATGGAACCTTCTCGTTGAGCCCGTAGACGGAGCTGGACGAGGCCCAAACGACCGCGGGCTGAGGGTTCGCCGATTTGCAGGCCTCGAGAAGCGTGACGAGGCCCGCGATGTTGCTGTGGACGTAGGAGTGGGGATTCTCCATGGCGTAGCGAACCCCGGCCTGCGCCGCGAGGTGCATCACGTGGGTGAAAGCGACCACATCGAAGAGCTTTGCCAAGAGCTTGGCGTCGTTGAGGTCGCCATCGACGATGAAGACGTCATGCTTGGCGAGGAGGGACTTGCGGGCTTTTTTCAGAGACGGATCGTAGTAGTCGTTGAAGTTGTCGAGTCCGACGACGCCGTCTCCGCGTCGTTTTAACGCGAGGGAGACGTGGGAGCCGACGAAGCCGGCAGCGCCGGTGACGAGGACGGACATGCCGCCTTGACGGTGGATCTGGGCGGAGGTGCGGACCTGCTTCTCCCACTGGATCCCGCCCCAGGAGGCGGAGAGGTAGCGGCTGCCGGAATCAACGAAGCCTTGGAAGCTGAGATATGAAGCGGTGAGGGCGATTAAAAAGAGGGCCCACAGGAACATGGTGCTGGTGGAGGCGAAGCAGCGGTAGAGCTGGCGGTTCATGTGGTGGGCCCGCTCGATCTTGAACTTGCCTGGGGTTGAAGGGAAGAGCTCCTCCTCTAAGGACGGCATTTTGGAGAGTACAGATGCAGAGAAAATGAAAGGGAGATTAATTTTCCTGCACCTGCTGCTTTCAGGAAATCACAAGCCTGGCTATATATACTGCTCACCCACCAAGTATACGCGTGAACGCGGGGTCTCCCTCTATGGACTTTTTTTAGAGAGATAACACACAAACTACGTGTCATCACTCATCACTTCAGATTAAATTAGTATTGCCTTCTTACACATGCCACTCTAATGTAAATGgaattttcctattttttttttttatggggaACAAAATTTGtactactctttatgtttatttgCTCGTTCCAAATTACAAATGCCACCCACCTATGAGATAAATCTAATGCAGAACCCCGCCCTGTAATGTTATGATACCTAACATAGCTAACTGTATGCAATGGACCGTTTGATAGATTTTCGTTAAAGTTCAactgaattaaattatttcaacttAGTATTTTTATATGCTAACTATAAGTTGACCCGTATATTCATACCGATCACGTTCATATTTATACAtgtatcacatttttttattcatgtgaattaaatatcattaaaacAAGCTAAACTGTGATATAAACAGTATAATTAATCTATATCTTTTGtgtgatagaaaaaaataaaatcagataATAAATGTaatgatgaaattaaaaattgttataatttttcaaaaaataacccCCGTTACCCTCAAATCAATGCTAATCAGAATCCTAACCACCtcaaatcaacaaaatcaaaacccTAAAgcctaatataattaatttatataatattttctgtaatgaaaaaacataaaataagataataaatgtaacagtgaaataaaaaatcatcataaaaatattatataataaaatatatctctCTTAAAAAACAGAGTTGCCTCTGGAAGCAACATTTATGAACATTTAATTcttctgtaaaaagaaaaaaatatatttaaatcataaataagaTACAAGATTCAACTGAGATGGCCATTCACACTAACAGAATAgtgatttaattatatattttatcaattataattattgttaaaaaCTTATCCAAAAATTTTCGTGTATTTTATAGTTATGGCATCTTACCTATCTATTAACCCTATGTTAACCACATGCTGATGTATTCCAAAAATAGTGAAAACAAAATCGTTTAaggaaaaattaataacaaaatgatgtaatttttttgaCCTTTTTTATCTGAACACATCATTACATATTTTGCTGTATCAATAAGAaacaaactgaaaaaaaaaataatgtaacactttttttaagtaactttttttaaaatattatttgaattaatattttcttaaacgttaatttttaattttttttatattttaattttttttatccttaaaatacattcaatttatttattattctatttaaatatgtcatttatgttattttaaatttttaatttactttaacaattaattttatccaaCACTTATCAAtgataacttaattttaaaaattttaattattaattaatttttatttaacttcttAGTTTGATCAAATATAGCCTAAATATTGTTAGGTGGCAAAAATACAGTGAGACATTTGGAAAATATTTAGATTGAAACTCTTAAAAAACGTTGTTATACTTAATATCATTTTAGtccattaaatttaattatttaagttttagcaatttaattttgatacattttaaatttttcatttaacaCGATAAACTtctattaaatttgaaaattaaaaatgattaatttaataaaataaggacTAAAACCCATCACATCACTATACTAGTATTGCATTCTTGTTTTTGAGCTGTCGGGATCATGGAGGAGGAGCAAATGGGGTCGTGGATGGAGACACGTAGAAGTTCATCACCAAATATACAAAGGTGGCGGCCCGAACTCAATGAGCAAATCCGATAGCCAACAAGATCTGGAAAAACATGTTGACATTAACTTTCTTAGTAAAGTTTttgttcttgtataaagttaaaACTTAAGATTGTATACTCAAATGTGTTGATCAACtaactttaaattatttcagcttaatttgtaattttaaatttgagtcacaaaatgtaattttgttaaacaatttaaaagaataataaataataccTATGATCTAGACCAaagtaaaaatctaaaactttactttaaaatattaaatacttattaaTAACATACTAATAACATGCTGACATTAACGTGCTTAGTGagggtttcttttttcttacacaaagtttaaatttaagaatttatcACTAAATAAATTGGCACGAAATTATTggattgttttaattaaataagtgaTTTTGAGTTAGTCTTAGATATATAATTACGTTTAAGTATTCGGATAAACCAAAATGTGATCTATTCAAGAGGAAAAGTAATTTaagactttaatttttaaaaaaatatatgtaatactTAAACCTTCTTGATATGttaaatactaattttaaaaaaagttgaaaaaaacaGTTAAAGACAAGTTCAAATAATTTATGCAGCCGGAGTCTCTTATACTAGGACTTAGTTTTctgcttctatttttctttttgttgctttttgctggttgtttttaatttcccacataaaaaaaagacaagttcgattaaaaaaataaaaaataaactatccAATttcaactttatattttaaacaagTCAAATCTTaatctcaattttaatttatttaaataaattagtcaATTATGAAGTAACCagttttttattaatcaatCTTAAATTTCAAACTTGACTTATTTATCCTCTTATTGAATTCTTAAATAGACTCTAGTAGTAGAGTTGGAGAACAGTACTCATACGAGTGTGATGTGATCCTTATCATGTTTCCAtttgttcttaaaaaattaagtttaaactatttttattaggtttgatttttctttatccatCATTTTAGCAAATATTAAGAATACGGGATTAGCAAGGACGTGAGCCCCACGACCAGTAGTGGCCGCTCAGGGAAAGAGCAACTCTGACTAAAAATACTTGTATTATCAAAGGTATATTTTAAcacagcaaaaacaaaaaaatcaaaggtatattttagttttatttgcgAACCACCACGAAGATAAATGGAGCTGTGCGAAAGAAAAAGCTCGAAATTCACATTCAGTATAATGTCATAATTTCTTTATGTTTTCTCACACAACAACGTCGAAGATGGAAGACATAGGTtccacacaatttttttaatatgtccaTGTTGCTTGATGCTTTCAAATTACGCACGCCGCTCCCCGAAATCCTGGTCCTTTCTTGTACGGGATTTCGATCAAAAGAAGataatttcatttgaaatttatcAAACGAAAATATTTTTTGCAATAATCCCTAACTGAAAAGTAagtcttaaaatttttaataattttctgagtatgaagttataaaaattttaatttttttatagtaaaatcataaaaaatctgatgattttaattttttttaattatttgtataaaattataaaattttcacaaCTTTAAAAtagtgattaatatttttttatataatttatgactttaaaataattttaattataattttatattttatcttttaattcttttaaaatttaaaataattatagttaatattttttataatttataaatttaaaatgttcaaacaataattataattaaaatgattaattattttacaattcaacgaatttttttactcttaaccattaattattgcttttaattaatattttcttaaccaataataattagataaaatgaataagtaattatttttagattattaatttatattgtttagatttctttttgtttctaaatttaacaaataataacaatttataaaacaaagtatagaagatattaaataaaataggagaaaaataAACTGCACACCACAACATGACATAAAAATATAGTAGCAGAAATACAATAACAtggaatataaaattataaaagaaaaatagcaacATTCATTGTTTgtgtaaatacttttttatattaattgaaaagtatattaaaaataagtatgttcaaagaaaaaaatactcgagaaaaataaacttatataaGAGAATTATTATGCACAATGGCATGACAAgtttaaagtcataaattataattattatttgaaccactttgaagttataaattattagaaaatattaattatacttatttttatttttaaaggaattaaacaatgaaacataaaattatattaaaacaactttaaaatcataaattataaaaaaaactactttaattataattattatttgaacgACTTTAAAgtcttaaattattatttggcTGGATCTCATGAGATCGCCATGTACTTATctgattttttgaattaatatatttctcttttttattcaaaaaaagttaattatggttatttttaattttaaaataattaaataataaattataaaattataactaaaacaactttaaagtcttaaaaaatttacaactttatataaataattaaaagaaaaactaaagtgGTTTcactgtaaataaaaaaatcaaagtcatgaatttttttataatttcatataattataaaaaaaattacgactTATCCTCGTTTgggaattaattcaaaattactcccatttcacaaatttcaaattatctCCTTTTGATTGAAACTCGTTTTTGAGGTATCTATCTCCCTTTTTAGGATAACAAACATAAACTTAATGTTGATAAATGGtcacaaataaatataacaaaataaaatgcat is a window from the Glycine max cultivar Williams 82 chromosome 2, Glycine_max_v4.0, whole genome shotgun sequence genome containing:
- the LOC100795967 gene encoding UDP-glucuronate 4-epimerase 1, which codes for MPSLEEELFPSTPGKFKIERAHHMNRQLYRCFASTSTMFLWALFLIALTASYLSFQGFVDSGSRYLSASWGGIQWEKQVRTSAQIHRQGGMSVLVTGAAGFVGSHVSLALKRRGDGVVGLDNFNDYYDPSLKKARKSLLAKHDVFIVDGDLNDAKLLAKLFDVVAFTHVMHLAAQAGVRYAMENPHSYVHSNIAGLVTLLEACKSANPQPAVVWASSSSVYGLNEKVPFSESDQTDRPASLYAATKKAGEEITHTYNHIYGLSITGLRFFTVYGPWGRPDMAYFSFTRNILQGKPITVYRGKNHVDLARDFTYIDDIVKGCVGSLDTSAKSTGSGGKKRGPAPYRIFNLGNTSPVTVPTLVSILERHLKVKAKRNIVDMPGNGDVPFTHANISSARRELGYKPTTDLQTGLKKFVKWYLSYYGYNHGKPVN